One Natrinema longum genomic window, TCGCCGGTCCCGAAACGCTTCCCCTCGAGGAACTACGTACAGGAGAAGCCGCCGTCGACGACGAGCGCCTGACCGGTGATCCAGTCGGCTTCGTCGCTGGCTAGGAACAGCATCGCGTTGGCGATGTCTGCGGGCTCTCCGAGTCGTTTGAGCGGGTAGTGACGCGCCATCTCCTCTTTGGTCGCTTCCCACTCTTCGGTGGTCTGTCCCTTCCGGGGCATCGGCGTGTCGGTCACCCCCGGACAGACCGCGTTCGCCCGGACGCCGGCGGGGCCGACTTCCGCGGCGACCGTTCGCGTGAAATTGACGACCGCACCTTTCGACAGCGAGTAGGCTCCGAGTTCCGGCGCGCCGATGACGCCGGCCAGCGACGCGGTGTTGACGATCGCACCCGACCCTTGCTCCTTGAAGTGGGGGATCACCGCGTGACAGCCGTTCCAGACGCCCTTGACGTTCACGTCGATGACGCGGTCGCGTTCGCCCTCGTCGATCTCCTCGATCCGCATCCGATCGTGGCTGACACCCGCGTTATTGACCATGACGTCGAGGCCGAACGCCGAGACCGCCTCGTCGACGGCCGCGTGGACCGCATCGGAATCCCGGACGTCTAACTCGAGTGCCGTTCCGTCCTGGCCCGCGTCCTCGACGCGATCGATCGTCTCCTCGGCACCCTCGAGATCGATGTCGGCCGCGACGATCGTCGCCCCCTCCCGGGCGAACCGTTCGGCTGCTTCCCGGCCGAGGCCGGAGCCCGCTCCCGTGATAAATGCTGTCTTGCCTTCGAGTCGCATACCCACACGTTATCAAGGTACTATATAACGATTGTCACACCGAATCGAGAGAGACGACCCGACGGGTCGGACAGCGTTATCTCCCTCCGCCGACGGCCGTTCTGTATGCACGTCGATCTCACCTGGCCGATCGAGACGGGAATGCAGACCTACCCCGGCGATCCCGCGGTCGCCGTCCGCCCCCACACAACCCACGAGGACGACGGCGCTCGCGTCGCTGCCCTCGAGTGTGGCAGCCACACCGGCACCCACGTCGACGCGCCGGCACACACCGAAGCAGACGGCCAAACGCTCGAGTCGTACCCGCTCGAGCGCTTCGTTTTCGACGCGGTTCGGATCGATTGCCGCGATCTCGGGGCCCGCGAGCCGATTCCGGCAGACCGTATTCCGGGCGTCGACGCCGATCTCGTGGCCTGCTGGACGGGCTGGGACGCCCACTGGGGGACCGATCGGTACCTCGATCACCCCTATCTTTCGCCGGCCGCGGCCAAAACGTGCGTCGAACGGGGCTACGACGTGGCCGTGGACGCGCTCAACCCCGATCCTACGCCGACGGACGACGCCACTGAGGACGAACCCGAGGGGTTCCAGGTCCACCACGCGCTGCTCGGGAACGATCTGCTGATCCTCGAGAACCTGACGAACCTCGAGTCGGTCGGGGATCGGTTCGAACTCCGTGCCTACCCGATGGCCCTCGCGAGCGACGGCGCGCCGGTGCGGGCCGTCGGCGTCGAGCGTATGGAATAGTAGTGCCACCCTGCCGCGCCGTTCGCGGCGACGGTGCGGTGACGATGCGGCGACGGATCGACCGCCGATGTCGAGATAGACCCCGGAAAGCGTTCGGTTCGACGCTGAACCGCCGCTCGTTGTTCGTGTAGCAGTGCCGGTCGAAATCCGCGGCTACGCGTCGCTGAGCAGCCGTCGAACGGCGGTGGCCGCGTCTTCGAAGGCGTTGACATCCATGCTGTCGATCGTCAGGAGGACCCCGGCGTCGCCCTGTAGCACCCTGACGACGAATCCGTCCTCGTGGAATCGGACCGTGAACTCGTAGGGCCCGATCTCCGACCCAGTCCCCTGGTTCGTGATCGTCGTTCGGACCGAACTCTCCGCGAACCCGACCCGCTCGAGTTCGACGAGTTGCGTCTTCGCCGGCCGAGCGTCCGCCGTCGTATCGTAGAGACCCTGGCGGAGATACAGGACCTCGAGCGCCGACGGCGTGAAATACACGACGCTCC contains:
- a CDS encoding SDR family NAD(P)-dependent oxidoreductase, encoding MRLEGKTAFITGAGSGLGREAAERFAREGATIVAADIDLEGAEETIDRVEDAGQDGTALELDVRDSDAVHAAVDEAVSAFGLDVMVNNAGVSHDRMRIEEIDEGERDRVIDVNVKGVWNGCHAVIPHFKEQGSGAIVNTASLAGVIGAPELGAYSLSKGAVVNFTRTVAAEVGPAGVRANAVCPGVTDTPMPRKGQTTEEWEATKEEMARHYPLKRLGEPADIANAMLFLASDEADWITGQALVVDGGFSCT
- a CDS encoding cyclase family protein encodes the protein MHVDLTWPIETGMQTYPGDPAVAVRPHTTHEDDGARVAALECGSHTGTHVDAPAHTEADGQTLESYPLERFVFDAVRIDCRDLGAREPIPADRIPGVDADLVACWTGWDAHWGTDRYLDHPYLSPAAAKTCVERGYDVAVDALNPDPTPTDDATEDEPEGFQVHHALLGNDLLILENLTNLESVGDRFELRAYPMALASDGAPVRAVGVERME
- a CDS encoding DUF7522 family protein → MSPEARRTEIDDELATGIVSAARTSLGDTLRSVVYFTPSALEVLYLRQGLYDTTADARPAKTQLVELERVGFAESSVRTTITNQGTGSEIGPYEFTVRFHEDGFVVRVLQGDAGVLLTIDSMDVNAFEDAATAVRRLLSDA